From the genome of Bifidobacterium asteroides, one region includes:
- the coaE gene encoding dephospho-CoA kinase (Dephospho-CoA kinase (CoaE) performs the final step in coenzyme A biosynthesis.), translating to MIRVGLTGGIAAGKSTVAARLAQDGARVIDYDRLSHEVIAPGGPGVRPVLERFGLGCGDGHGGVDRSALAARVFGGPTADQDRRDLDDIIHPLVYDLAAKAEQPWLDGSEVVVHEVPLLTEVGSTIPFHFDRVLVVEAPSQVRIARMVNQRHMTPSQAVERIGSQSSSSSRRAQADLLVDGSQPIEQMFEFVDRIYKELQVLAQESSHSD from the coding sequence ATGATACGTGTAGGATTGACTGGCGGGATTGCGGCCGGCAAGAGCACGGTGGCGGCTCGGCTGGCTCAGGACGGGGCCAGGGTCATCGATTACGATCGGCTCTCCCACGAGGTCATCGCTCCGGGCGGACCCGGCGTAAGGCCGGTGCTGGAGAGGTTCGGTTTAGGATGCGGGGACGGCCATGGTGGAGTGGACAGGTCGGCTTTGGCGGCACGGGTCTTCGGCGGTCCGACAGCCGACCAGGATCGCCGGGACTTGGACGACATCATCCATCCGCTGGTCTATGACTTGGCCGCCAAGGCCGAGCAGCCCTGGCTGGACGGCTCCGAGGTGGTGGTCCATGAGGTGCCCCTGCTGACAGAAGTGGGCTCGACCATTCCCTTTCATTTCGACAGAGTCTTGGTGGTGGAGGCTCCAAGCCAGGTGAGGATTGCGCGTATGGTGAATCAGCGGCATATGACGCCAAGCCAGGCTGTTGAGCGCATCGGTTCCCAGAGCAGCAGCAGTTCGCGACGCGCTCAGGCCGATCTGCTTGTTGACGGGTCCCAGCCTATCGAACAAATGTTCGAGTTTGTTGATAGAATATATAAAGAGCTACAGGTCCTGGCCCAGGAGTCCTCGCACAGCGACTGA
- the rpsA gene encoding 30S ribosomal protein S1, with translation MAENKKEVPQVAVNDIGSEEDFIKAVDSTIKNFDDGDLVEGTVVKIDHDEVLLDIGYKTEGVIPSRELSIKKDVDPDDVVQVGDTIEALVVTKEDKEGRLILSKKRAQYERAWGDIEKIKEADGVVEGTVIEAVKGGLIVDIGLRGFLPASLVEMRRVRDLSPYIGQKIKAKILELDKNRNNVVLSRRQYLEETQSEVRETFMAQLKKGQIREGTVSSIVNFGAFVDLGGVDGLIHVSELSWKHIDHPSEVVKVGDKVTVEVLDVDMDRERISLSLKATQEDPWQRFARTHVPGQIVKGKVTKIVQFGVFVSVEDGIEGLVHISELANRHVENPETVVKQGEEIFVKVIDVDLDRRRISLSLKQADDSVDPTSEDFDPAIYGMPAEYDEDGNYKYPEGFDPESNEWIAGYEKQREEWESQYAAAHDLWEQHKAFVAKELENAEASAAEDSRSSQTPAAGSRSRRQNSEETTNYSSESSSEGTLASDDQLAALREQLLKEKK, from the coding sequence ATGGCAGAGAACAAGAAGGAAGTCCCCCAGGTCGCGGTCAATGACATCGGGTCCGAGGAAGACTTCATCAAGGCAGTCGATTCCACCATCAAGAACTTCGACGATGGGGATCTGGTCGAGGGGACGGTCGTTAAGATCGACCATGACGAGGTTCTGCTAGACATCGGTTACAAGACCGAGGGCGTGATTCCCTCCCGCGAGCTTTCCATCAAGAAGGATGTCGATCCCGACGATGTGGTCCAGGTCGGTGACACCATCGAGGCTTTGGTCGTCACCAAGGAGGACAAGGAAGGCCGCCTGATCCTGTCCAAGAAGCGTGCCCAGTACGAGCGCGCCTGGGGCGACATCGAGAAGATCAAGGAGGCTGACGGCGTCGTTGAGGGCACCGTCATCGAGGCCGTCAAGGGCGGGCTCATCGTCGACATCGGCCTGCGTGGCTTCCTGCCCGCATCCCTGGTCGAGATGCGCCGCGTGCGCGACCTGTCCCCCTACATCGGGCAGAAGATCAAGGCCAAGATCCTGGAGCTGGACAAGAACCGCAACAACGTGGTCCTCTCCCGCCGCCAGTACCTGGAGGAGACTCAGTCCGAGGTGCGCGAGACCTTCATGGCCCAGCTCAAGAAGGGCCAGATCCGCGAGGGTACGGTCAGCTCCATCGTCAACTTCGGCGCCTTCGTCGACCTGGGCGGCGTGGACGGCCTGATCCACGTCTCCGAGCTCTCTTGGAAGCACATCGACCACCCCAGCGAGGTCGTCAAGGTGGGCGACAAGGTCACCGTCGAGGTGCTGGATGTCGATATGGACCGCGAGCGCATCTCGCTGTCCCTTAAGGCCACCCAGGAAGATCCTTGGCAGCGCTTCGCACGAACCCACGTGCCCGGGCAGATCGTCAAGGGCAAGGTCACCAAGATCGTGCAGTTCGGTGTCTTCGTCTCCGTCGAGGACGGCATTGAGGGCCTGGTCCACATCTCCGAGCTGGCCAACCGCCACGTGGAGAACCCCGAGACCGTGGTCAAGCAGGGCGAGGAGATCTTCGTCAAGGTCATCGACGTCGACTTGGATCGCCGCCGCATCTCCCTGTCCCTCAAGCAGGCCGACGACTCTGTCGACCCGACCTCCGAGGACTTCGACCCGGCCATCTATGGCATGCCTGCCGAGTACGACGAGGACGGCAACTACAAGTACCCCGAGGGCTTCGACCCCGAGAGCAACGAGTGGATCGCCGGCTACGAGAAGCAGCGGGAGGAGTGGGAGTCCCAGTATGCGGCCGCCCACGACCTCTGGGAGCAGCACAAGGCCTTCGTGGCCAAGGAGCTGGAGAACGCCGAGGCTTCGGCTGCTGAGGACAGCCGGTCCTCCCAGACGCCTGCCGCCGGTTCCCGCTCCCGCCGTCAGAACTCCGAGGAGACCACCAACTACAGCTCGGAGTCCAGCTCCGAGGGCACTTTGGCCTCCGACGACCAGCTGGCCGCCCTGCGCGAGCAGCTGCTCAAGGAAAAGAAGTGA